A section of the Agromyces aurantiacus genome encodes:
- a CDS encoding LysR family transcriptional regulator yields the protein MELRHLRWFIAVVEAGSLSSAARSGHITQPALSVMIAQLERDLGARLLERSRDGVQPTSAGSAVLEIARRMVDDAELVEAAARAGGDRVDEVRLAIADPGLLPLVAGAVAAAGIAGVPVKLVVGRHRPWEVDAVLNRSVHLAVVTSPILDRRVRTAPLTAERRGILVGPRNELFDASDLDVTFELLARHAAIDPVDTPEAWTDEWAYRPQMNGERMRQAGPPVDSMTATFLSSLTTEAVAFVPRQIGMIGQAMGLRYLEPRDGPPCEHLMAWRPPLSASAGLLLAAATASAPGAPPA from the coding sequence ATGGAGCTGCGACACCTGCGATGGTTCATCGCGGTGGTCGAGGCGGGCTCGCTGTCGTCAGCGGCTCGAAGCGGGCATATCACGCAGCCGGCCCTCAGCGTGATGATCGCCCAGCTCGAGCGCGATCTCGGGGCGCGGCTCCTCGAACGGAGCCGTGACGGGGTGCAGCCGACGTCGGCCGGCTCCGCGGTGCTCGAGATCGCGCGGCGGATGGTCGACGACGCCGAGCTCGTCGAGGCCGCGGCGCGAGCGGGCGGCGACCGCGTCGACGAGGTGCGCCTCGCGATCGCCGACCCCGGCCTCCTGCCGCTCGTCGCGGGCGCCGTCGCGGCCGCCGGCATCGCCGGCGTGCCCGTGAAGCTCGTCGTCGGGCGCCACCGCCCCTGGGAGGTGGACGCGGTGCTCAACCGGAGCGTCCATCTCGCCGTCGTCACGTCACCGATCCTCGATCGACGGGTGCGCACCGCGCCGCTGACCGCCGAGCGGCGCGGCATCCTCGTGGGCCCGCGCAACGAGCTGTTCGACGCGTCCGATCTCGACGTCACCTTCGAGCTGCTGGCGCGGCACGCCGCGATCGACCCGGTCGACACCCCGGAAGCGTGGACCGACGAGTGGGCCTACCGGCCGCAGATGAACGGGGAGCGGATGCGGCAGGCGGGGCCGCCGGTCGACTCGATGACCGCGACCTTCCTCTCCTCGCTGACGACCGAGGCCGTCGCCTTCGTGCCGCGCCAGATCGGGATGATCGGCCAGGCGATGGGGCTGCGCTACCTCGAGCCGCGCGACGGGCCGCCGTGCGAGCACCTGATGGCGTGGCGACCGCCGCTGTCGGCGTCCGCCGGATTGCTGCTGGCGGCCGCGACGGCGTCCGCGCCCGGCGCCCCGCCGGCGTGA
- a CDS encoding LysM peptidoglycan-binding domain-containing protein: protein MRPMRTARRRTGALALAVALAGSMGACAVGGDSAVRVSPTAVASAAPERGPAIDTEPDDAAGLSDLTPGTLIASGEFDGRGTTGRIEIRANGEDHGFEIALADVTPAPAAGMSLELNALPVTASDAELQQGFSYYRYDALATSPDQAFSTPGPGYGGFETSDPTYLRTAVIWAAPEGASIGLGSVVATAELAWSLPDLGPSPDLIDLGDATGARGEVGTSREGVPVNYRVAPGDTIDGIGTRFGLTMDQLAWLNPDRSPGRLVLAGITLNLSAESRGLRW from the coding sequence ATGAGGCCGATGAGGACCGCGCGACGACGCACCGGAGCACTCGCGCTCGCCGTCGCGCTCGCCGGGTCGATGGGAGCGTGCGCGGTCGGCGGCGACTCGGCCGTTCGCGTATCGCCGACCGCAGTGGCGTCAGCGGCGCCCGAGCGCGGGCCGGCGATCGACACCGAGCCGGATGACGCCGCCGGTCTGTCCGATCTCACACCGGGAACGCTGATCGCCTCAGGCGAGTTCGACGGACGCGGCACGACCGGGCGGATCGAGATCCGGGCGAATGGAGAAGACCACGGATTCGAGATCGCCCTGGCCGACGTGACGCCCGCTCCGGCGGCCGGCATGTCGCTGGAGCTCAACGCGCTGCCGGTCACGGCGAGCGACGCCGAGCTGCAGCAGGGATTCAGCTACTACCGGTACGACGCCCTCGCGACGTCGCCGGACCAGGCTTTCTCGACGCCCGGCCCGGGGTACGGCGGCTTCGAGACGAGCGACCCGACCTACCTGAGGACGGCCGTGATCTGGGCCGCTCCGGAGGGCGCCTCGATCGGCCTCGGGAGCGTCGTCGCGACGGCGGAGTTGGCCTGGAGCCTTCCGGATCTCGGGCCGTCGCCCGATCTCATCGACCTCGGGGACGCGACCGGCGCTCGCGGCGAGGTCGGCACCTCTCGCGAGGGCGTGCCCGTGAACTACCGCGTCGCGCCCGGCGACACCATCGACGGGATCGGCACGCGATTCGGCCTCACGATGGACCAGCTCGCGTGGCTGAACCCGGATCGGTCTCCGGGGCGCCTCGTGCTCGCCGGCATCACGCTGAACCTGTCGGCGGAGTCGCGCGGGCTCCGGTGGTGA
- a CDS encoding dihydrofolate reductase family protein, with translation MGRVVVYGSVSVDGFIADEHDQPGPLFDWLTSGDVPLDESGLLKVSQTSAEYVRAYWDRIAVTIAGRHVFDLTDGWDGTPPSGVDHVIVVTHRPPPEGWDPAAPFDFVEGIEAAVAAAQELAGDRFVEVAAGDVGGQALAAGLVDEVRMDVVPVVFGSGKRYFGSVDVQHLLEDPAEVIQGHRVLHLRYPVRR, from the coding sequence ATGGGCAGGGTGGTCGTGTACGGCTCGGTGTCGGTGGACGGCTTCATCGCGGATGAACACGACCAGCCAGGACCGCTGTTCGACTGGTTGACGAGCGGTGACGTCCCACTGGATGAGAGTGGCTTGCTCAAGGTGTCGCAAACGTCTGCCGAGTATGTCCGGGCGTACTGGGATCGGATCGCGGTGACGATCGCGGGCCGTCACGTCTTCGACCTGACCGATGGGTGGGACGGCACACCACCGAGCGGGGTCGACCACGTGATCGTCGTGACGCATCGTCCGCCGCCCGAGGGGTGGGACCCAGCGGCGCCGTTCGACTTCGTCGAGGGCATCGAGGCGGCTGTGGCCGCGGCGCAGGAGCTCGCGGGTGACCGGTTCGTGGAGGTCGCCGCGGGCGACGTCGGTGGCCAGGCGCTTGCGGCGGGCCTGGTCGACGAGGTGCGCATGGATGTCGTGCCTGTCGTATTCGGTTCCGGCAAGCGGTATTTCGGGTCGGTCGATGTGCAGCACCTGCTGGAGGATCCCGCCGAGGTGATACAGGGGCACCGGGTGCTCCACCTGCGATATCCGGTGCGCCGGTGA
- a CDS encoding DUF1304 family protein, which produces MNPVAQVLAALEALTLIVIGLLETFFSRSAELYPIFLIEPDEYDAVALWTRNVGVYNMLMGIAIVVGLVLVHRSGRQAGRAIILTVCAMHVVLGVSLVVTAPELWLSAVFEFGLALAVIVAIVIGDRRASTSAAQPTSG; this is translated from the coding sequence ATGAATCCCGTGGCCCAGGTGCTCGCCGCGCTCGAGGCGCTCACGCTCATCGTGATCGGCCTGCTCGAGACGTTCTTCTCCCGCTCGGCCGAGCTGTACCCGATCTTCCTCATCGAACCCGACGAGTACGACGCGGTTGCGCTCTGGACGCGCAACGTGGGCGTCTACAACATGCTGATGGGGATCGCGATCGTCGTCGGGCTCGTCCTCGTCCATCGTTCCGGCCGGCAGGCGGGCCGCGCGATCATCCTCACGGTCTGCGCCATGCACGTCGTGCTGGGCGTCTCCCTCGTGGTCACGGCGCCCGAACTGTGGCTCTCGGCCGTGTTCGAGTTCGGACTCGCGCTCGCCGTGATCGTGGCGATCGTCATCGGGGACCGTCGCGCGTCGACTTCCGCGGCGCAGCCCACGAGTGGATGA
- the dhaM gene encoding dihydroxyacetone kinase phosphoryl donor subunit DhaM, with protein MPDAGADARVGIVFVSHSKRLADGLVELARQMAPTVRLEPAGGTDDGRIGTSFDLVSTAIGTADGGAGVVVLCDLGSAILTTETALEFLDDEQRERVRIADAPLVEGGVAASVAAEAGDSLDDVLRAAETAAGGASRAAPGAGGMQPFVEPGGGEPGPGSPRFSRRVVLRNADGLHARPAAELVKLASTFPQRVTVNGTDAKSLLSIMAMGLVRGDEVEIASDAPDAEAAVDAIADLAESGFGEH; from the coding sequence GTGCCTGACGCGGGGGCCGACGCCCGCGTCGGCATCGTGTTCGTCTCGCACTCGAAGCGACTCGCCGACGGCCTGGTCGAGCTCGCCCGCCAGATGGCGCCGACGGTCCGCCTGGAACCCGCCGGCGGCACCGACGACGGACGGATCGGCACGAGCTTCGACCTGGTCTCGACGGCGATCGGCACGGCCGACGGCGGCGCGGGCGTGGTCGTGCTGTGCGACCTGGGCTCGGCCATCCTCACCACCGAGACGGCGCTCGAGTTCCTGGACGACGAGCAGCGCGAGCGCGTGCGCATCGCGGATGCGCCGCTCGTCGAGGGCGGGGTCGCGGCATCCGTCGCCGCCGAGGCCGGAGACTCGCTCGACGACGTGCTGCGAGCCGCCGAGACCGCCGCGGGTGGGGCCTCGCGCGCCGCACCCGGTGCCGGGGGAATGCAGCCGTTCGTGGAGCCCGGGGGAGGGGAACCGGGGCCGGGGTCCCCGCGCTTCAGCCGGCGCGTCGTGCTGCGCAATGCCGACGGGTTGCACGCCCGGCCCGCCGCCGAGCTCGTCAAGCTCGCGAGTACGTTCCCGCAGCGGGTCACCGTCAACGGCACCGATGCGAAGAGCCTGCTCTCGATCATGGCGATGGGGCTGGTCCGGGGCGACGAGGTCGAGATCGCGAGCGACGCACCCGACGCCGAGGCTGCGGTCGACGCGATCGCCGACCTGGCCGAATCCGGCTTCGGGGAGCATTGA
- the dhaL gene encoding dihydroxyacetone kinase subunit DhaL, with the protein MGLDITWAVDWVRRSAESMSEHRVELITLDREIGDGDHGENMDRGFQAVLPKLDDLPAGSTPADVLKLVATTLISTVGGAAGPLYGTAYLRASGASAGATSIDAAGVAALLAAARDGIVARGKAESGDKTMVDAWTPAVDAARAAADGGSTAAEALQAAASAAAAGSDATIPLVARKGRASYLGERSAGHRDPGAQSTAYLLEAAAAAATNGTSA; encoded by the coding sequence GTGGGGCTGGACATCACCTGGGCGGTCGACTGGGTCCGACGCAGTGCCGAATCGATGTCGGAGCATCGCGTCGAGCTCATCACGCTCGACCGTGAGATCGGCGACGGCGACCACGGCGAGAACATGGACCGCGGCTTCCAGGCCGTGCTGCCGAAGCTCGACGACCTGCCGGCCGGCTCGACCCCGGCCGACGTGCTCAAGCTCGTGGCGACGACGCTGATCTCGACGGTGGGCGGCGCGGCCGGACCGCTCTACGGCACGGCGTACCTGCGGGCGTCCGGCGCGTCGGCGGGGGCGACCTCGATCGACGCGGCCGGCGTCGCGGCGCTGCTGGCCGCCGCACGCGACGGCATCGTGGCCCGCGGCAAGGCCGAGTCGGGCGACAAGACCATGGTGGATGCGTGGACGCCCGCCGTCGACGCGGCGCGGGCCGCCGCCGACGGCGGCTCGACCGCCGCGGAGGCGCTGCAGGCGGCGGCGTCGGCGGCCGCCGCGGGCTCCGACGCGACCATCCCGCTCGTCGCCCGGAAGGGTCGCGCGAGCTACCTGGGGGAACGGTCGGCGGGGCACCGGGATCCCGGAGCGCAGTCGACGGCGTACCTGCTCGAGGCCGCGGCGGCGGCCGCGACGAACGGAACCAGTGCCTGA